From Methanocella paludicola SANAE, a single genomic window includes:
- the arcS gene encoding archaeosine synthase subunit alpha, translated as MTRFFEVTHRDGAARLGRLLVRGGIETPYIERPPEGIIMNGGSALLNETVSCAIDAFNVPPHVGLPYRVGSEFVQLFTPPVRENACKEAPRGAVVHPDWLVEGADMYVMAGARAIEGDSRSLLESFIKIRASAMPDTALYVPALATPENLSLLIYMGADVVDDVLITAKAYQGLYLTEDGEFKLDELSDLPCTCEICRSRAADGLKSLPAAERYALLARHNYLKLEEELKRVRLHIRRGMLREYVEKQCRSRPWLTGLLRLADAQYNYLEQRTPTYRSSELLACSAESQNRVEVRRFAERVMGRFQAEGDILLIIPCSARKPYSTSQSHMALARALGKYRSYVHELILTSPMGVVPRELELVYPAAHYDVTVTGVWDLEERQWVSTCLRDYIDTHHFKKVIAHVEGPYVEVCKQTGCDMVFTSKGRITSDESLASLVEAIGAAASELGTRPRGMKETMLDMFRGMADYEFGAGKGRLLVPDNGMVRGKFPRFVLFDGKEQLCSISPDFGSLSLTLEGARRMRLEPDYVVEIGDFIPKGSVLAPGVIGASMQIRPGDDVLVKGPKAIAVGKAKMSGYEMTLSTRGMAVELRHVEKLS; from the coding sequence TTGACGCGTTTTTTCGAGGTCACGCACAGGGACGGCGCCGCGAGACTGGGAAGGCTCCTGGTCAGGGGCGGCATAGAGACTCCTTACATCGAGCGGCCGCCCGAGGGTATAATAATGAATGGCGGGAGTGCCCTGCTCAATGAAACCGTTTCCTGCGCCATCGATGCTTTTAATGTGCCTCCGCATGTGGGGCTTCCTTATCGTGTCGGCAGTGAGTTCGTGCAGCTATTCACGCCACCCGTCCGGGAGAATGCCTGTAAAGAGGCGCCCAGGGGGGCGGTCGTTCACCCTGACTGGTTAGTTGAAGGTGCCGATATGTACGTTATGGCGGGCGCCCGTGCCATCGAGGGCGACTCGCGTTCGCTTCTGGAGAGCTTTATCAAGATCAGGGCTTCGGCGATGCCCGATACTGCCCTTTACGTGCCCGCGCTGGCCACCCCAGAGAACCTCTCCTTATTAATTTATATGGGCGCTGACGTCGTCGACGATGTGCTGATCACGGCGAAGGCCTACCAGGGCCTTTACTTGACTGAGGATGGCGAGTTCAAGCTCGATGAGCTATCGGACCTGCCCTGCACATGCGAGATCTGTCGTAGCCGCGCGGCCGATGGCTTGAAGTCGCTGCCTGCGGCCGAACGCTATGCGCTCCTGGCCCGGCATAATTACCTGAAGCTCGAGGAGGAGCTAAAACGCGTAAGGCTCCATATCCGCCGGGGCATGCTGCGGGAGTACGTGGAAAAGCAGTGCCGCTCCCGGCCATGGCTTACCGGACTGCTCAGGCTGGCCGACGCCCAGTATAATTACCTTGAACAGCGCACGCCCACCTACCGGTCCTCGGAGCTTCTGGCCTGCTCGGCCGAATCCCAGAACCGTGTCGAAGTGAGGCGCTTTGCGGAGCGTGTCATGGGACGGTTCCAGGCCGAAGGTGACATTCTCCTTATTATTCCCTGCTCGGCGAGGAAGCCATATTCGACTTCTCAATCTCACATGGCCCTGGCCAGGGCGCTAGGCAAGTACCGGAGCTACGTGCACGAGCTGATATTGACATCGCCCATGGGTGTCGTACCAAGGGAACTGGAACTGGTCTATCCGGCCGCACACTATGATGTTACGGTCACAGGCGTGTGGGACCTGGAAGAGCGGCAGTGGGTCTCGACCTGCCTTCGGGACTACATAGACACGCATCACTTTAAGAAGGTCATAGCCCACGTTGAGGGCCCATACGTGGAGGTCTGCAAACAAACGGGCTGTGACATGGTATTCACATCGAAAGGGCGCATCACAAGCGACGAGTCGCTGGCGAGCCTGGTAGAAGCCATCGGCGCTGCAGCTTCGGAGCTTGGCACGAGGCCGAGGGGCATGAAAGAGACGATGCTGGACATGTTCCGCGGCATGGCCGACTATGAGTTCGGCGCCGGCAAAGGCAGGCTGCTGGTTCCTGATAATGGAATGGTCCGGGGCAAGTTCCCGAGGTTTGTCCTTTTTGACGGTAAAGAGCAATTGTGCTCCATATCGCCCGACTTCGGCTCGCTGTCGCTAACGCTGGAAGGGGCAAGGCGCATGAGGCTCGAGCCGGACTACGTCGTAGAGATCGGCGACTTCATCCCGAAGGGCAGCGTACTGGCGCCCGGCGTCATCGGAGCGAGCATGCAGATCAGGCCGGGCGACGACGTCCTGGTAAAAGGGCCTAAGGCTATTGCAGTCGGCAAGGCGAAAATGAGCGGATATGAGATGACATTGTCCACGAGGGGTATGGCCGTGGAGCTCAGGCATGTGGAGAAATTATCATGA